The stretch of DNA TTTAGATAATATTTTTTATGAAAAGTATCACTGTTGGAATTATGAAAAGGAAGTAAGAATTGTAACGAGAGTAGAGAATTTAAATGATGATCAATTATATTCATATTTTGAAATTAAAAAGCAGATTAAGTCAGTATATTTCGGACCTAAAATAAACGACCAAAAAAAGAATAAACTGATAGCTTTAATTAGAGATAAATATCCGAAAGTAAAAATTTACCAAGTAAAAATTAGGCACGTATTAGAGTTTGATAAATTATAATTTATTGTATATATTACACTTTCGTTATAAAAAGCATTCATTGTTATATTATTAATATTTAAAATCGATAGAAATTAGGAAGAGAGTAGAATGAGTAAGTTATATAAGTTTTTTATTGTTGTTTTTACTGCATTGGTATTATCCGGTTGTAATACTTATTTAAATGAAACATATCAAGAACCACAACAAACAGAGCCAAAGGCAAAAATTACTTTTGCTCAATCAACTAACCTTCTCAGTGGTTATCCTAGAACTTTTCTTATTCGTAAGAGTGAAGGCATTTTTATGAATGAAACAAGAACAACTATAAAGTTTGATGATGAGACAAAAAATAGAGATTTTGGTATACCTGTACCAAAGGATAGCAAGATTCAATACAATGTTTATGTTCCAGCTGATAAAAAGTTAGACTTTAACGTAAATGTGAGTAAGTATTGGTTTACTGATACGAATTTAACTAGACCAAATAGAGTTAGTTATTGTAGATACGCTAATACGGAGTTCACTCCAGAAAACAACGGAGAATATCTAGTATTAATTGATAATATAAGGAAAGATACAAAAGAAGCACCAAGATGCTCTTTAGTTATTAAACAATTAATAAAAGGGAAATCTAGTAATCAATGGGTAGATATTGAGTATAAATTCAATAATAATGATTACCCAGTGATGAATACACAAGAATTGAAATAATATATTTTTAATGTCAGAGTGCAGACTGACATAATACGAAAAGATACTTAACCAGTGCAGAGGTTAAGATAAAACAAGTGGAGTATAGGAGCATATTATGCAGAGCCAATCTATCGTGGCAAGTAATGCCACATCAATAATGCCGTCAATCGGTATTTGCTCCTTATACTTTTCACTTTTTACTGATTTTAGTTGTATCAATCGTCGCTAGCATTGCAGGCTAGTATTGTGAAAATAAAAGTGGAGTATTAAAAATGAATCAATTAATTACTATTGAAAACGTAGTTATTCGTCAAGATGAACAAGGTTTATATTGTTTAAATGACTTCCATAGAGCAGCGGGCAGTATTCACCATAAAAGGCCTAGTAAGTGGTTATTCACGAATCAGGCTCAAGAGCTTATACAAGAGCTAAGCCCTAATTCGGGCTTAGGTCAAAACATAACCAATGTTGTTAAAGGTGGAGTTAACCCCGGTACTTATGTGTGTAAAGAGCTAGTTTATGCTTACGCTATGTGGATTAGTCCTACTTTTAATTTAAAGGTGATCCGTACCTTTGATGAAGTAATGACTAAACAACAGCCATCAGATCTATATTCTAACAAAATTAATGCTAGTTTTATGTTATTAGACTTTTTGAAGAAGAACCTTAATCTATCAAATTCATCAGTACTTAATGGTTGTAAAACTATTCAACAAACATTTGGGTTACCAAATCTAACGCCTAATTATGCTATTGATGCGCCGAGCGATGTAATCGATGGTTCCAGTCGCCCATCATTTTCATTAACTCACTTACTACAAAAATATGAGGTACCAATCAAAACAACAGTAGCTTATGCAATATTAAAGGACCTTGGTATTGTTGAACGTAATAAGCGTAAAAGCCTAAAAACTGGCGAGGATAAAGAATTTTGGTCAGTAACTTCATATGGACTAATGTACGGTAAAAACTTAACACCTCCTAATAATCAAAGAGAAACCCAACCTCATTTTTATGAGAGCCGGTTCAAAGAACTATTAAAATTAATGCAAAATGCTAAAGCAGCATAATGAAAGCATTACTTACTCCATATTATCAGCCTGAATTAGGGCTGATAATTCTTAAACCTGGTGCTGAACTTTTAAAAAAGATTGGTACCAGTTCTCGCATTATTATTGAGCCAAGTACAGAAAAGCACAATGGCATTAAGTCTGGCATATTAAATGAAGAACAACCACTCCTAAAAAACAAGCATATAGATCCATTTCTATTTAACGATAAAATCATCGATATTATAAAAAATAAGGGTTTCGTTTTTGATTGGTGGCTAGAAAGAAAATATAAATGCCAATTAGAAGATGGTGATTATTGTTATCATGAGTCTACAAATGAAACGGTAAGTAATAGTGCGATTCGTATTTGCTATCATCATAATAAAGATTTAGTCATTGATGAAAATATAAAAAGTATTGCACAGCGCAATTTAAAAATGTTCTTACTTGAAAGTATTTCACAAGATTTAAAACTAGGTGCTAGCCATAAATTATCAATATTTGAACTTGGTTGGTGGGCGGTTATTAATCGACAACATGATTTGATACCAGAGAACATGGCAAGATTGCTATATAACCGTGAGATGGAAAAGCATCAATCAGTATATAAAGAGTCGGAGACAATCGCTAGCGATGACCGCTCATATATTACATTAAACCAACAAGCTAATGAGACTATGCAATACCTGCAGGAAGTAGCTAAGCCAATCAAAAAAATAACGGTTGATATCAATTCGCCAGAATCATTTATGTTACGGCCAAAATTAAAGCGCTGGGAATGTGAAAAATACACGCAGTGGGTAAAAACTCAGCCATGTGTTTGTTGTGGTAAGCAAGCAGATGATCCCCATCATATTATTGGCTATGGCCAAGGGAAAATGGGGGGCAAACCTCACGATATTTTCACCATTCCGCTTTGTCGAACTCATCACAATGATTTACATCACAATGTGGTTGAATGGGAACAAAGACACGGATCACAAATATTATTATTAATTAACTTTCTGGATTGTGTTTTTGGGATGCAAGTCATAATTTAACAAAATAATTTCCAGCAACTGATTAAGTATGAACTATAATATATCAAAATAACTAACAAAATAGAGGAAATTATGCAAAACGGATTATGTACCAAAAAAGATAGTGAGACTGGCAAAACTATAGTTTATGTTGCTAAAGTACGTGAAAGGCTAAGGACTTTAAATGAAGTAGAATATACTCAAAAAGGAATTCTGCCATTAATAGAAAAACTCCCTGATATTAAAGAGTATTATCAGGGTAGATTAAAATTAAACCCTAATTTTGGGAATTTATTTATCTATCTTTTAAATCAGGGAGAGAAAACACCCCCAGAGATATTAAAAATATTGAGAACGCTCGGCCTCCTTTTCGACTTCGGTTCAGGAGAACTAAAATTAACGGCCTCTGGTTTTGATGCATTAACAATAAACCCAAATTAGGCTGATTGTGTAATGATGATTTAATTTTAAATTTAGTCTGAATGTTGCCATCTAAACGTCTAGATGTTAAGATGGCTAATCGTGGAGTGTAAGCAATAAACAGAGTGCAGACTGTATATTGTAAAAATTCCTCTCTTATTAATATTGGAGAGTATATGAAGAGAGATATAAAACAGGTCCTTGTCGCTTGGGCTAATGTTCGTCGCAGTACCAGAACTGGGTTAGAATACCCATACAAATCCCCATCAATACCAGTTACTTCTGGTGATTGCTTTGATTGTCGTCCTTTACTTAGTGAAAGCGAAGCTCATATAGTCGACAAAGCAGCTTTGCGACTAGCACAAATAGATCCTATTTCGTATTCAATTCTTAAATCAATTTACATAAACAAACAATCACGTCGCTTACTTGCTAAGAATATAAATAAAAGTAATGATTTCATATGTGATCAACTAAAATTAGCTGAGTTTTATATATTAGCTAAAATTGATGATGTTATGGATATAATCATATAAATACCTTGTATAGTGTATGTTATACTACTATTCTCAAATACAGTGAGGTAAATATATGATGGGCTTTATTGAAGCGGTCAAGATTATCTTAGATAAATTTTTAATGAGTGATTTTATTTTTACTTATAAGGCAAAATTTTTTAAAAATGGTATTGAATTTGGTACTAAAGAAACTAAAAAAATTTGTAAGGTTGAACTAGATTATTTAGTAAGAGAAAGAATTTCAAAAACTTATAATAGAGAAATGGCTGACTATTTTATTGGATTATCTGAATTTTACAATCACTCTATCTCTCCATGTTATTTTAAAAAACTATACCCATATTTAATCATGGATAAAGGTAAGCCTGACATTAATCAAGATAATTTAAAAAAATTAAAAAGTACGAATGCTTCATTTAAGATCTTAGGTTTGTTATTTATGGCACTTTTTGTGGCTATTTCATTTCTATCCTCGTATCACTATTCTTTATTTTTTATTCCTATATATGGAGTAATTATGTTGCTTTTTCTTGTATTGTTTAGATCTCAAATAGTTAGTAAGCGAGAATTGAGTGATTTTAATAGAAGAGCAGAACAATACAATGATCAACTAAAAAATAAGTGAAATCTACTATTGACTGTCTCGATGTCTCGACATACAATGTGATTAAATTGCAGTTCTTGCATTCAAATTAAACCTCGATTTAACAAGTCGGGGTTTTTTATTACCTAATTTTGGCGAGTAGATATATGTATTGTCTCCGCGTGTAACATATATCGCTGCACCTCGCCAATTCTAAAACTTTCATTTTATCCCTTAAGTGGATAACTTCCAGCCTCAGTTAATCTGAGGCTTTTTTTTATATGTGAATGGGAGACTGCTACATGCGCTAACATGCAGCAGACATTGACACCCATAAGTCATGGTCATAGGTATCAATCGAGTCCCAGCCGATCAGCTTGGGTATTTTACGGAATAACTGTATAAATGACCAGTAAAAAGAATCAAGAAATAAAAATAAATGATCTAATTTTAATTAATGATGATTGCCTTAATGTTCTAAAAAGCTTACCTGATAATCATATTGACCTTATTTTAACCGATCCGCCATATTTTAAAGTTAAATCTAATAGTTGGGACAATCAATGGCAGACGGAGGCTGATTACCTAGCATGGCTAGATGATATTTTTGCGGAATTTTGGCGAGTATTAAAGCCAAATGGTTCGTTGTATTGTTTTTGCGGCTCTAGGTTGTCTGCTGAAACAGAACTTCTCGTAAAGCAACGCTTTAACGTTCTTAATCATATTGTTTGGTCTAAACCTAACGGGCCATGGTTGAGACAACATAAAGAATCATTAAGATCTTACTTTCCTGCCTCAGAACGCATTATTTTTGCTGAGCATTATAACGCCGAAGGGAAATTCAAAGGTCAGTCTGGTTATGCTGTTAAATGTAGCGAATTAAGACAATCTTTGTTTGCCCCTTTAATAGAATATTTTAAATCAGCTAGAGAATTATTGGGTATATCTGCAGCAGATATTAACATAGCAACTGGTACACAAATGTGTAGTCACTGGTTTAGTTATAGCCAATGGCAATTACCAAGTGAAAAACAATATGCAGACCTACAAAGCTTATTTAATCGTGTAGCAAAAGAAAAGGGTATAGCTAATCCACTGATGCATGATCATAACGTATTAGCTGATGAATATTCACTTTTGCATAAAAACTATCAGATCTTATCTCTGCAATATGATGATTTAAAAGCCCAATACGAATTATTAAGACGGCCATTCCTTGTTAGTAAAAAAGTACCTTATATCGATGTATGGACTTATGCTCCTGTTCCTTACTACAAAGGAAAACACCCATGTGAAAAGCCAGCGGCTATGTTAGAGGATGTGATTAATGCAAGTTCTCGACCAGGTGATATTGTCGCAGATTTTTTTATGGGTTCAGGATCAACATTAAAGGCCGCTAAGAAATTAGGACGAAAAGGGATCGGTGTTGAATTTGAAGAAGAATGTTTTATGAAAACTGTTTCAGAATTAACTGACTGATGGCTAGATAGGGCTTAGGTCTTTTACTAACTTAAGCCCACAAGGGCGCAATTATGAAGATTGATAGAATGGATAAATTCACATCTCACATTTCTTATGCATGGTGTAGCCTTTTCGCAACATTCGGTGCGCTGTCCCGTGATGAATGGGCTTTTCTTATTGGTGTCGGCACAGCACTTTTAACGTGTGCTATTAACTGGTGGTATAAGCGCCGCGATGCAATACATAAAGAGAAAGTAAGAGAGCGATACTATGCAGCACATAAAAAAGATAGCGAAAACTGCGATCTGTAGTGTTTTAGTAATAATTGGTATTGTAACCAGTGACTATGCTGATGAAATCAGAACAAGTAAAGCTGGCTTAGAGATAATGGGTAATGCAGAAGCTTGTAGAAATGAGCCTTATTATTGCCCTGCTAATATTCTAACGGTCGGTATTGGTTCAACTACTGGCGAAATTGAACAACGGAAATACTCAGATGCTGAAATAGCGCGGCGCTGGGTTGGTGATATCAAAAGCGCTGAACAATGCGTTAACCGGTTCGCTAATGGTTTTCATCTGCCGCAATCAGTATTTGATGCGACTGTTTCAATCACATTCAATGTTGGCTGCTCAAAGATGAAAAGCTCAACGATGTATCAATATCTTAATACTGGTAACTATCAAGCAGCTTGTAACGAATTGCCACGTTGGAATAAAGCAAATGGTAAAGTATTAAATGGCCTAGTTACTCGTCGTGAAAAAGAGCGTGCATTATGTCTGTCAAACTTAAATTAATAATAGCCATAATGGTTATTGCTGCGCTTGGGGCCTTGATAGCGATTTTTATTGATATCAATAACACATATACGAAGCTTGGGGTTATAGAAGTTGAGTTATCACAAGTTAAAGACGAATTTAAGCAGTATCAAAAATTAGTTTTAAAAGTTAACGAGATAGATAGTAAATTCACTCAGGAACTTACTCATGCAAAAGCTGAAAACAATAAGTTTTATAACAATGTTATCAATGGGCTTGGTCGGTTGCAGCTCAACATCGATAAAGCCGCAAAGCCCACCACCACCAACTTGGATGATGCAAAAGCCTGCGAACTCACTGGAGAAGCTCGACAAAATTATTATTTACTCCGAGACGACATTATAACGAAAGATAATCAAATTTTAGGCTTGCAAGAATATATTAAGAATGTTTGCTTAATTGAGCAATAAGAGAGATTAATAATGGGAAGAATACCAAATATTAGCGGTTTAGTAATATTCCTCACCATTCTTGCAGTATTTGGATTATGGAAAGTTATAGGTTTATTAATTTGGCTATTTGGTCACCTGACTTGGGTTTAGCTATAAGGGATTTAAATAAATGACAGACAAATCCGACGACTTAATAACTGATGGTTGGAACGGTAACTAAATAACGCCAGTAGCTAATCTGCCACAACCACTCACCACATCGACTACCTTAGTCACCTAGTAATGTGGCGTGCTACTGGCTATTTTGGTTAAATATTCACAATAACCGCATAAAGTATAAATATTACCCGGGTGAGTAAAAAAATATCATGCATATCTATTCAAAACACATAAAACGCTACCCATAAACCATAATTGTAAAGATAATTGGTTAAGGTGAAATAATGAATGAATGTTCTTTTTGCGGTAGGAGTGCCACACTCACTAAAACAAGTGGTGGATTTTCAAAAACAACATATCGCATAATTTGCAAACACTGCAAGATAGCAACTGATAAAGTTGATTATGCACCAGAGGCCGTTAAGATTTGGAATAACACCATCGGCCGTAAATTATAAACCAATCATTAACCGCTTAATTGCGGTTATTTATTTGATTCATCATCCATAATGGCATTAACAATCCAAGTAATACTACAATCCCCGTAATTAAAGCGGCTTCTAACAATAGACAAAATTGTGCTATTTTATCGTAATAATAAGAATCAAACGAAAAATAAATAATAATCAAAATACCGTTAACTAACGCTACTAATGAGCAAATAATTGTAATTATAGATAATATTTTTATAAGTAAACGCATATTAATATTCCAATAGTAAAAAAATGATTATCTACTATATATAAATTTTTAACAAGCCGGCGAAAGTCGGTTTTTTTTGCATCTAAATAAAAGACTGTCAGCCAATCTAATTAAATTTTTAAATAATCATTCGCGATAAATATCCATAAGACCATAATTAACTAAATAGGAAAACATAATGCAATGTCGTTATAAAGGCTGTATTGCACATACAAGCTATTCAAGTGGTTATTGTAATAAGCACGCCAGAATAGGCTATCTATTAAACAAGTCTAATCGAAAGAAAAGATATTATTCATAATGTTTATCTCAATTAGGAAGAAGTAATTATGTATCGAGAGCAAATACAACAATTTCACGCTGATCTAAGTAAGCGCCGCATTAGTGGTGATATACAGAACAATGAACTTATCTATTGCGGTGGTAAGGTAAAGGTAAGGGCTTTGATTAATGGTGAGTGGAAAGAAGTAACAATGAGTCCTGAAACTGATAACACCTCAGCTATCACCAAGCTCACTAAGATAATTAATAAAAAGGTGAAAGAAAGTGCCACCAAGAATACCAAAAGCATGTAGAAAGATTGGATGCGCCAAGACGACTACAGATACAACCGGTTACTGTGCTGAACATACAAAGACTGAGAACACATGGTCTAAGTATCAAAACGGTAAAAGCAGGCATCAAAGAGGTTATGGTACCGCATGGGATAAGTTACGAGGAAGAATACTAAAGCGTGATAAGTATCTATGCCAGTGTGAAGAATGTAAAAGATTCCATTTCATTAAACCAGCTACAGAAGTAGACCACATTATACCCAAAGCTCACGGTGGTAATGATTCATTATCTAACTTACGAGCAATAAATAAAGAATGTCACAAGAGAAAAACAGCAAGAGAACGATTAAATGGGAGGGGGTAGGTAAATCCCTACAGAATCAACGCCTTAGTACCGTCGGCATACCTCTTTTTACACCACCGCAAGTTGTAAACCTTTTTTAGGGTTCGGATTACTCAAAATCTAGGAGAATTTAATAATGCCGGGACCAGCAAAAACGCCCACGCATATTAATAATCTTAAGGGTAACCCTGGTAAGCGTGGAAAAAATAAAAATGAGCCTCAACCCAAAAAAGCGATCCCTAATGCACCACGTCATTTAAAAAAACTACCTAAATATTGGTTTAATGTGATCGCTGATGAACTAGATTGTATCGGTGTATTAACAAAAATTGATGGCAAAGCTCTCGAGTTGCTCGTCGAAGCTTACGCAGAATATCGCCATCACTGTGGTGTATTAGATAAAGAAGATTATACCTATAGAACAAGTGAGGGATTAATTAAGGCACATCCTGCAGCTGCAATGAAAGCTGATGCATGGAAGCGAATTAAAACAATGTTAGCTGAATTTGGTATGACTCCATCAAGTCGCTCAAAGGTTAGTGTAACAAATAAAGATGAATTCGATCCATTAGAAGAGTTTTTGAAAGGACGCAAATAATGGCAAAAGTACAACAAGGTATTGATTATGCAAAGTCAGTAGTTAATGGCGATATTGTTGCTGGAAGATTAACAATATTAGCTTGCCAGCGATTTTTAGATGATTTAGAGCATGGCGAAAAGCGAGGTGTTTATTTTAATCATAACCGAGCGCAGCACATCTTAGATTTTTACAAATTTATACCACATGTTAAAGGCGATCTCGCTGGCAAAATAGTTGTTTTAATGGACTGGCATATATTTATCCTGATCAATCTATTTGGTTTTGTTGTTCCATTGGTTGATGAATTAACGGGTAAGCCGAAGCTAGATGATAACGGCAAGCCTCGTTTTGTCCGGCGGTTTAGGACGGCTTACAACGAAGTGGCCAGAAAGAACGCTAAAAGTTTTATTGCGTCAGGTATTGGCTTGTATATGGTTGGCGCTGATGGTGAGGGCGGCGCAGAGGTTTATAGCGCGGCTACAACTCGTGATCAGGCTAGAATTGTTTTTGCCGATTCTCAATCAATGATCAGGCAATCTAAAAAAGCACTGGGCCGACTACTTGATTTTAATAAGATGGCGATATTTCAACTCAAGACGGGATCTAAGTTTGAGCCGCTTTCTAGTGACGCCAATAGCCTTGATGGTCTAAATATTCATTGTGGCATCGTTGATGAACTTCATGCACATAAAACTCGAGATGTGTGGGATGTATTAGAGACAGCAACAGGCGCAAGGCTACAATCTCTTATTGCCGCAATAACAACTGCTGGAACAAATCAAACGGGTATTTGTTATGAAATAAGAGAGTATGCAACAAAAGTCCTAAGTGGATTAATTGAGGATGACTCATTCTTTGCAATTATTTATACGCTTGACGATGACGATGAACCATTTGATGAAAAAAACTGGATTAAAGCGAATCCCGGTCTTGGTATTTGTAAGCGCTATGATGATATGCGTAGGCTTGCAAAGAAAGCACTAGAGCAAGTTAGTGCAAGAAATAACTTTTTAACTAAGCATTTAAATATTTGGGTAAGTTCAAGTGAAGCTTGGATGGATTCGACCAAGTGGGCTAAATGCGAGCCGTTAGATAATCCTGATAAATTAAAAGAATATCCGCTTTGGGTTGGTATGGACCTCGCTAATAAAGTCGATATGTGCGCGGCCGTTAAATTATGGCTTGCTCATAATGGTGACATTCACGCTGATTTTCGGTTCTGGCTACCAGAGGGGCGATTAAGCGCATGCTCTGAACGAATGGCTGAATTATATCGTAAATGGTCTGATATGGGGTTCCTTGAACTAACCGATGGCGAAGTGGTTGATCACCTTTTAATTAAAGAAGAAATTGGAACATGGGTACAAGGTGAAAACCTACGCGAGATAGCATATGACCCGTGGAGCGCAACGCAGTTTGCAAGGGCTTTAAATGAAGATGGTTTTCCGTTGGTTGAGGTGCCACAAACCGTTAAAAATCTATCCGAAGCCATGAAAATGGCAGAGGCATACACTTATTCCGGGCGGCTTCACCATAATAATAATCCGATCATGAACTGGATGATGTCAAATGTGCTCGTTAAACCAGACAAAAACGACAATATATTCCCGAATAAATCATCAAATGAAAGCAAAATTGATGGTCCCGTCGCTATGTTTACCGGGTTAAGTCGATTAATTGTGAATGGTGGTGAACTTGATACAAAGCTATCTGATCACATCGAGAAGGTAGGATTAAGGACATTATAATGAAATTATTTAACTTTCTAAAGAAAAGTAAGCCACAAGATGAGAATACACCACCACCATATTATGATTATATTCGTAACGGATCTCAAACTGGCTTATCTGTAAGCCCAAATAACGCCATGACATTAACGGGTGTATTTAGTTGTGTTAGGGTTTTAGCTGAATCGGTTGGCATGTTACCTTGTTTTTTATATGAAGATACGGGAAGTGAGAGAAAAAAAGCAATAAGAGACGATTTATATAAACTCCTCTATATTGCGCCAAATGATTACATGACCCCACAAGAGTTTTGGGAATGTATTATGACTAATCTTTGTTTGCGCGGCAATTTCTATGCATATAAAGTTAAGATAAACGGTAAAGTAAAAGAGTTGTTACCGCTTGATGCAGGAGCGGTTTTTGCCAAGTTAGATAATAACTGGCAGCCAGTTTATCAAGTCACTTTCCCCGATGGTAATAGTCAATTTTTAACTCAAGATGATATCTGGCATGTACGAATTTTCACAAAAGATTCGTTCTTGGGCATTAGCCCGATAACCCAAGCAAGAAAAGCTGCTGAATT from Orbaceae bacterium lpD04 encodes:
- a CDS encoding lysozyme → MQHIKKIAKTAICSVLVIIGIVTSDYADEIRTSKAGLEIMGNAEACRNEPYYCPANILTVGIGSTTGEIEQRKYSDAEIARRWVGDIKSAEQCVNRFANGFHLPQSVFDATVSITFNVGCSKMKSSTMYQYLNTGNYQAACNELPRWNKANGKVLNGLVTRREKERALCLSNLN
- a CDS encoding site-specific DNA-methyltransferase; this translates as MTSKKNQEIKINDLILINDDCLNVLKSLPDNHIDLILTDPPYFKVKSNSWDNQWQTEADYLAWLDDIFAEFWRVLKPNGSLYCFCGSRLSAETELLVKQRFNVLNHIVWSKPNGPWLRQHKESLRSYFPASERIIFAEHYNAEGKFKGQSGYAVKCSELRQSLFAPLIEYFKSARELLGISAADINIATGTQMCSHWFSYSQWQLPSEKQYADLQSLFNRVAKEKGIANPLMHDHNVLADEYSLLHKNYQILSLQYDDLKAQYELLRRPFLVSKKVPYIDVWTYAPVPYYKGKHPCEKPAAMLEDVINASSRPGDIVADFFMGSGSTLKAAKKLGRKGIGVEFEEECFMKTVSELTD
- a CDS encoding KilA-N domain-containing protein, whose translation is MNQLITIENVVIRQDEQGLYCLNDFHRAAGSIHHKRPSKWLFTNQAQELIQELSPNSGLGQNITNVVKGGVNPGTYVCKELVYAYAMWISPTFNLKVIRTFDEVMTKQQPSDLYSNKINASFMLLDFLKKNLNLSNSSVLNGCKTIQQTFGLPNLTPNYAIDAPSDVIDGSSRPSFSLTHLLQKYEVPIKTTVAYAILKDLGIVERNKRKSLKTGEDKEFWSVTSYGLMYGKNLTPPNNQRETQPHFYESRFKELLKLMQNAKAA
- a CDS encoding lysis protein: MSVKLKLIIAIMVIAALGALIAIFIDINNTYTKLGVIEVELSQVKDEFKQYQKLVLKVNEIDSKFTQELTHAKAENNKFYNNVINGLGRLQLNIDKAAKPTTTNLDDAKACELTGEARQNYYLLRDDIITKDNQILGLQEYIKNVCLIEQ
- a CDS encoding phage holin is translated as MKIDRMDKFTSHISYAWCSLFATFGALSRDEWAFLIGVGTALLTCAINWWYKRRDAIHKEKVRERYYAAHKKDSENCDL
- a CDS encoding terminase large subunit; its protein translation is MAKVQQGIDYAKSVVNGDIVAGRLTILACQRFLDDLEHGEKRGVYFNHNRAQHILDFYKFIPHVKGDLAGKIVVLMDWHIFILINLFGFVVPLVDELTGKPKLDDNGKPRFVRRFRTAYNEVARKNAKSFIASGIGLYMVGADGEGGAEVYSAATTRDQARIVFADSQSMIRQSKKALGRLLDFNKMAIFQLKTGSKFEPLSSDANSLDGLNIHCGIVDELHAHKTRDVWDVLETATGARLQSLIAAITTAGTNQTGICYEIREYATKVLSGLIEDDSFFAIIYTLDDDDEPFDEKNWIKANPGLGICKRYDDMRRLAKKALEQVSARNNFLTKHLNIWVSSSEAWMDSTKWAKCEPLDNPDKLKEYPLWVGMDLANKVDMCAAVKLWLAHNGDIHADFRFWLPEGRLSACSERMAELYRKWSDMGFLELTDGEVVDHLLIKEEIGTWVQGENLREIAYDPWSATQFARALNEDGFPLVEVPQTVKNLSEAMKMAEAYTYSGRLHHNNNPIMNWMMSNVLVKPDKNDNIFPNKSSNESKIDGPVAMFTGLSRLIVNGGELDTKLSDHIEKVGLRTL
- a CDS encoding phage terminase small subunit P27 family — protein: MPGPAKTPTHINNLKGNPGKRGKNKNEPQPKKAIPNAPRHLKKLPKYWFNVIADELDCIGVLTKIDGKALELLVEAYAEYRHHCGVLDKEDYTYRTSEGLIKAHPAAAMKADAWKRIKTMLAEFGMTPSSRSKVSVTNKDEFDPLEEFLKGRK
- a CDS encoding DUF968 domain-containing protein, with the translated sequence MKALLTPYYQPELGLIILKPGAELLKKIGTSSRIIIEPSTEKHNGIKSGILNEEQPLLKNKHIDPFLFNDKIIDIIKNKGFVFDWWLERKYKCQLEDGDYCYHESTNETVSNSAIRICYHHNKDLVIDENIKSIAQRNLKMFLLESISQDLKLGASHKLSIFELGWWAVINRQHDLIPENMARLLYNREMEKHQSVYKESETIASDDRSYITLNQQANETMQYLQEVAKPIKKITVDINSPESFMLRPKLKRWECEKYTQWVKTQPCVCCGKQADDPHHIIGYGQGKMGGKPHDIFTIPLCRTHHNDLHHNVVEWEQRHGSQILLLINFLDCVFGMQVII
- a CDS encoding HNH endonuclease signature motif containing protein → MPPRIPKACRKIGCAKTTTDTTGYCAEHTKTENTWSKYQNGKSRHQRGYGTAWDKLRGRILKRDKYLCQCEECKRFHFIKPATEVDHIIPKAHGGNDSLSNLRAINKECHKRKTARERLNGRG
- a CDS encoding Lar family restriction alleviation protein → MNECSFCGRSATLTKTSGGFSKTTYRIICKHCKIATDKVDYAPEAVKIWNNTIGRKL
- a CDS encoding antiterminator Q family protein, which translates into the protein MKRDIKQVLVAWANVRRSTRTGLEYPYKSPSIPVTSGDCFDCRPLLSESEAHIVDKAALRLAQIDPISYSILKSIYINKQSRRLLAKNINKSNDFICDQLKLAEFYILAKIDDVMDIII